The DNA segment GCTTAAACCGGAATTTGTGGATCGATCGCTCGCAACGTCACCAGGGCTGACGCAACTCGAGCCTCCCTCTTGCACGTCCGCAATGAAATCGTATCTAATGCAACCATTGCGTTCTCTTAGCATTATcggtatattttcttttttttatatttaattataaaattatgtatcgtAAATTGATTCTTCTCAAATATATTTGCGCTCACTTGTACTCCATTATTTCTGTGAGTAAACCCTCTACCGCTTCTCGTTGGCGACATAGATATTCATCCTGCGCCACCAGACTACGGTCCGCATGATACGCTTGCAATTCCAGCCATATCAGGTCCTTTAATTCATTCTGCCATCTCGTTTCCTCGTGACTCATCTGACGACGACAATTTCGTTCTGTACTTCCCTGTACaacaagaaaagaataatcagtaataaaaaaataaaaaagaaaaaatttttcagataatataatgcattttgatttaatttatcaaatttcttGCGCAATAATTACCAATCTAATTAAGAAAGAGAATGTATCGTGGaaaatttctctctccctcaaAGTCTGCGTTCTTGGCGATTGCGAGTTTATATTTTCCTCGTTTATCACCACGCTACGCTCGTTAACTTCGCACTCCACCTTCTTCTCTTCCACATCGACGGGTTTAGATCGCAGGCAGCGGAATCTATTTCTAGTCTCGACCTGCGAAAGATAGTATACTATGCTTTGACTACATGCCAAATACGTTCACAAAAAAGTGAGAATGGCTACGTTTGAAAGAAATAACGTTTGAAGGACAGGAAAAATGGATTTGGcacaaatacatttaaaaatatatattagttaCAAATACAACAATACTGTTAAGTTTTCCAAACGCGCCACTCAAAATTAATTCTCTGCCTTTTCAAACCTTGATTTGATTCGGCGTTGACACTGCCATTTCGCCGGTGTACCTTTCGGCATAATTGTGAGCAGCCTCCACGTCGAGCTTGAGGTCCCTCTCGTTTCCACGCAGTAGTTTCAAGCTTCTCTTGCTCTTTCTGTTGTCCTCCTTCACGTCCTCCTTCGCTTCATCCTCGTTATCCTTATCCGCTTTATCGCACATCTCGTTGAAGATGATAGTATCCAAAGTGTTACGCCTGTAAATAGTTGTCCTCGGCCTACCTTCTTTCTCTGTTGACTTAAGATCACTGGAAATAACAAAGGACTAAGGATAGTTCGCATACTTTGTATCGCGCCggtgataattaaattagcgACATTGAGTTGATTCATATCGCGAAAACTGTCTTCCGCGAAACGTAAAAGTGATTTCTATGCAGTGAAAATGTTTCTtatgtaatttacaatttttaggTCTAAATTCGTcctaattttatcatatttttttgtatgtgtagaatgttaaattttaaattatcaagaTCATTATTAGTCTAACATCTAAAtgattagaaagaaaaattcaaattcactctttttcaaaattctcatCATTCgattaagaaacaaaataagCAAATTTAAACGATGGTGCATAAAGAGATTTatgttttacaattattcGTTAAATTCATTTATGTTTAATCACAAATGTTAGGCCAAATTCATTCATGTGTAATAATTTCCAACGTAATTTTTCGTGCAAATGTAATTCGCAACTTTGCTACACGCACCTCCCCGAGAGTTTCTGCTTCATGTGCCTTTTCTTGCGACTGAGACGAGTCCTGGGTGGCGTTTGTCCGTAAATATCCGACATTGCGTGCAGCGACTCTTCGAACTCGTTTGGTGGACTGACTGAATCATCCTTGCTGCAAGcgagatatttaattgaatgtACGTTTCCGCCGGAAGATTCAGCGCCCCGATTATCGCCAGGAAAATTTATGGAAACAAAATGTACTTATTTCTAGGAAATTTATGGAAACTTCGGAAATAAAGCGTTATCATAAAAGTTGCATAAATACTCCAACACAATTTCGTACATATTTCCTTTGTATgctcaaaaaatgttttctactaTATTCTCTACTATAGTCTCTTTATATGTGTAGAATGTaaaatcaaaagtattattaagctcaattaaaagattataaaagatttacacttcttcaaaattttcatcacttaattaagaaagataaaatagaaacaatGCTTATTCGcattaagtaaataaagtgtctaataaaaattaaacaattaaagtatataatttatcaaataaaatgtcagtATGCtagcattataataaattccaGCAAAATATAGCAGAATGATAAATTGGTATAAACTATGTTCTTGTTAAGATACAATAACAAAGACCACTGACATAATCTAACAGCAGATTACACCAGGAAAAAACTGAACAAAATCTGCCATTTACTCATCATTCAAatcattcaaataaaatatatcattgaaATGGATCACTAAATAGCAAATTTTGCAATCAATTTGCTGATAAAATTTGCAACAGACACTTTGCAAAACTTGTTTCTGACGGATTTGTTTATCCGATCAAATATCTGTCTTACAAGCAAAATGTTAACAGTACAGCTAACAATTTGACAAATTCAAACAGGATATTGCAAGGCCTGGTCTACAATAGCTGGAGTAAGCATAGAGTAAGAAGAGTAAGATAATTTCCTTCTGCGCTGTGATTGAccgaacattaaaaaaaacaggagtaagacaaaatgaaaataatttatttcgcttaCGCCCTTACGTCAGCTTTCTTACACTGGATTAATCCTTTTACGCCTAGTCTTACTTCTCACTCCATGCTTACTCCAGCTATTGTAGATCCAACAGATTGAACTGTGTTCTCATTAAGCTCGTGTTCTGCCAACCATAATCTATTTTCAACCACTACAGAATTTgagtaaaaaatatcaattaaaatggTAAATTCTGCTTGATTTTTCCAATCAAATACTGTTACATTCTGCTGGCAAAATTTATAGCAAGCTTTTATCTCAACCTGTTCCTGACAGATTGGATTGTTTGGAACACAAAAGTAATGGAAAATTATGGTAAATTAACAGGAATTTAAAttggaaaacaaaattataagtatactATTGCCAGAAGTGACAATTATGACAACATTCACTACCTGAAGAAGCAATTAGAATTCTTTTGCatcaaaaatgttatataaaacaattgcgACGCGAATGATTAACGTTCCCCTCCATTATCGCGGAGAAACAACAGTGAGCGCGAAAGACTTGTCTATCTTAAACTCTTGCacgaaatttttctttttacaaaaacatacGAAAGACAGACAAAAAATCGTGAATCCGTGTACCAACaaacgagcgagagagaaaaagagagacgaTAATATCTTGCGCAATAAATCGTTAGGAATTCGCAATCGAGAATCCCTGTCGTCGACGTTATTAGCGCCTCGGCGAGCTCCGTCGCGACTGGCTCcctttcgcgcgcgcggccgACGACGACAGGGATCCCCATCACGCGCACTGGCCGTGATCCACCAACATCTAATCCGGTCGACCGGTATGTAAACAAAGGGCGCATCGCCGATAGCAGCGGCGCGGCGGATTCGCATGACGCCGGTCGCTTCTCGTCGATCCGGAGCGAGTGCGTAGGTCCACGTGTACACCGTCGCTGGCCGAACGAACGCGAGTACCTGGCGTGATCGACGTCCTCGTCGTCGGTAGACCCGTATTCGGGGATCCTCCCGGCACCACGACTCGACCTGACACGACGCATCGTTGTTACTGTCTCGCcgtcgtcttcgtcgtcgtcgtcgccgccacTCATGTCGTCAATCACCCGTCGTCGTTGGTCGTCGTTCTACTTGCTCCATAGATCGTGAGACGCATGCGCGTTGCCGTTGGCGAGCATCGATATGTGTATCGATACTATCGATTCGATAGTCGCGGAGGCGGGAATTTTCGAATAAACCGCGAATCACGCTGAAacaattaaactttttcaCATAAGAGAAATTGatcataattctttatttttcttttcaaaataaaaataattctaggATTCTGATTGATTAATTCTGCTCTAAGgaaattttgatttgaaaaGTTATGGAAATTTAAAACTACAGGCTTCttaggttttttatttttctattcaacaaaaaatttttgatataaatactCAAACTTTTGCTTTGAAACCAATTGCAAAGAAAACAGTAAAAAACTTGGTTTATGTAgagaaatgattattttactgCAGTTTTaggtaaataacttttaatcgAATAACcggatataaataaattattgcacgaatatttattagtatatgtaaaaaatttgattttattcgtaatgctactttttcatcaaatttgtaaaaaagtacTATAAAACGCGATATTGTATAAGACAAGAGCAAATAAAAAACTCTTAAACACAAAGAGAATtatgttcaatttttacagatattcaaacgtaataatacaatccataaaatattaaaatttttgctaaCTTTGAGACGTAATAAAGACGCTTGTCTCAAACAATAGAAAGATtaagagattttatttttgaacacataaaagtaattttgcatataaagTGGCAgtttcatgtatttttaatagtttttggaATGATCGCTATTTATATTCACAAATGTCATGTGATCTACATCACACAGTGACTCATCGTACGTTGTAAATGCAAATCATGCCAATCACACTACAATATTCATATGCAACACTATTTCGTATatattcaagaatagagcctatcaattttgaaatatttttcgcaataaactTTATGATTTTACAAGATGCTCATTATGTATAAGcattaatatctattaaattattatttcaaatgtgTATTGAACTTTCAACTTTGATTTAAAACATCCAGTTGAATAGTAATCGGCGCgtagtacaaaaaaaataataaaaccgaaatgtatttataaaatttataaatttataaaaaatattataaacgtgAGATTTCGCCTGATTCATCTTGACAAATGTTAAGAAGGAAAACGTTAAATCGAGAAAGACATTAAGACTCatagaatgtaaaaaaaaattgttatatactaatagaacaaaataaaataactagaTTTTTCAAGATTATTTAAGTATCTTTCTCGTTTTCTTGGTAgtgaaacttaaaaaatatttcggttGCATCGTCGTTAGCATTTCAATCCTTGGTAAGGAATCGACCTATCGACAAACTATTTATCGGATTGGCAGGATCGGTTGTTCTCTTTCTCAGGGTTttgatatgaattttttttatttaaacaatctcTAGCTTCCTCAGGAAAGTACAAGTAATTTCCATTATATCCTCGCAccaacaaataatattgttttcgttaaaatacaatgtttaCGCGTTGTCGTGTGTCTACATGTCTCGTGTCTTCGCCGGTTTGTATTTAATAGCTCTAGATATTGCTACGAGGATCACGGGTGCAGAAACGGAAAAAGAACGCGCGTTTGAATTCTACTGTTACAAAGCCGCTGAGTTTTGCGCCTCAGCTTGAAAAAGAGGAAGACGAATAAAAGGAACGAAACGCATGCCTGACGCCAAATACACATTTCGATATGTAtcagtaagaaaaaaatgcttaGCACCatgcgtatacatatatgtatgtgtggtGCCTTCATGAGGTACATGTTTTGCtattttaagatttacttTCGTGTCCGCAACAAAGTGCGAAAAATTGGATAACGCTATTTAACTCTAGAATACAGTTCGAAGATTTTTCGGAAAAAACAGTAACTCTAAACACAACTTTACTTTCCATCGCAAGTTGAATTACCGAGATCTCAGatctttttattcttactaggacctttgatttaaatattgccTCATGAGAATTAGGCAAACCCAGTTTTAGTCATACACgcatttcaatttatttatttaagacggtaaaaacaatcttatttctatttaCGTTCGAATTATATATGCAAATGAGACAGAAATCGAGATGTATCCTAGAGTTTAACGCTTTCCAGAgaacaaaaaacattaaattttgcgAAGAGGGAAGAAGGTCGAGGTGCAATTTccaaatcaatattattattctcattaaTGGAAGAAACCCAAAATCGAGGAAAGAAGCACTTACGGGGAATTCTTCTGGAatgtcttaataaaaattcattggTTTCGCGCCAAAGCGGTTTAATCGCATATCGAGACGAACTTTCATGTTTGTTCTCGCTCATCTCATCATCAATTGTCAGATTATCGtgtgattttaattaataatctttttttttctttcatcttGTGTTCACACGTATCTAGCCGTAAGTCTGTACACTTTAAAAGatgaaaagtttataaaagattGGAAATAAACGCTTGTCAAATTACaaacttttaaatacaatGTTCTATATATTcgtatgtagaaaaaatttcgCTGTAAATCTGCAGGTAAAtggctttttaaaaaagtaataaagaattgaaataaaaagaattggtTCTTtcgaatatctttttttttaccataaaCTAACTACCGTCAAATCTATGTACTAGATTATCTTAAAGGTCGGTATTCATaatcaaatcttattttaagatcatctcaagtaatgttttaaggtgctaatacggctctgtgattggttgatggcatcttaagactgtacttaagatgattttaaatataagaatcgactatgaataccggccatagagTATAAATTGACAACTATAAAATGCTTTCCTTTAGTTTCTCATTCAATATTATCTgcctaataataaaataataacgctactaaattgtaaacattaatattaataatataacactactaatttgtaaatttttaatattaaatataatcaaaaaatatCTATCGCGTTATTACTCCTGTACTTTTTCTTCCCTTCTGCTTCGCATATTATTGTTACGTGCggttgataataataataatgtagtaAAGTACAAACTCTTCTGTGATACGGCACTCTCGGTTGCatattattttgtgatttttttctcatacATGAAATTCATACATACACGTATCTTGACCGTATCACACTGCTATCGCTCTGTCATATGAAAAATTGGCAGCGTCTCGAGGTTTGTTAGTTTTATAATCccgttgcaaaaaattttaaaaaattacaatggcATATGACTGCCATAAATGTGTTTTCTCTATCATTCggcttctttctctttttttctttctctcacacacatacgtacacacatacatatacacggTTAATTATCTCCCTTATTAcattctctccctctctcacaTTCGTTTTTTCATTCTTTCGAAAATCTTCGTAGGTAAAGCCATTCGGCGGGTATCGCGCGATTCGACCTTGTATTGAAGGTATGAAGACAAATTCTTTATGGCGCGATATCcttacacatatttttctctcgGCTCTAGTCATTATATTAGTGTACTACCTACAGTActtcgatatatatatatatttatatatttatatgtatatcaagtAAAGGCCACGAGtgtgttcaatataaaattgctaATGTGTATCGAAATTCGCTCGTACGAAAATAGTTCAGGATAATTTTTTCGGTAGTAAATAGGCCATGCCATCGTTGaattgtttacatttattaatccAGAGTGACGGATTGCGCCGCAATAGTGTGTGATGTACAAGGGAACAACTCCGCGACAAGCGACAAAGAGAGaagcttattttttaaaaatataaaaattttggaaacataataaattgaaatcatATAATCACCAAGATATTCTCTCTaaatatgcatacatataGACGAGATAATTACTTATTccataatattattcaatactTGAAgtaaatctgaaaaataaatagaattgaaATGTCGTGAAATGTCCCCTTGATTGAAACGGTCGCTGCCCAATACGAACTTCAAGATCGATTAAATACCTAAATTTCTAACTCGCTACAATATAAGCCACATgcctttattattttgattccTCTATGTAGTGACTTACAAATTGCCGGTCAACTTGTGGATGTTAAGCGCTCCCACATTCTCCTGTGTACAAATATGGCCCGAATTAAGCGTATGAATAGAGGAAAAACCATCCGTAAACGGGTAACGACCGCGATCGCCGTCGCGACACATCGGCCGAGTTGTGAGTGGTGGTAATAGATTAATGGCTTCTCGAAAGCGAATCCCTATTATCGAGGACGGACGATACGCGACAACGTGATAAAAATCGCGAACAGGACACCGGCAGGTAACCAGCGATTAAAGATCGCGGCGTCTCGCGACGCGAATAAATGATCGGCAGTAATACTTATTGTGAGGCGAGACAATACTCGGCGGTCAAGATGTTGGATCCGTCGATATGCAGAGGAAGGTTTAAGTAACGGTAACGGACTGTAATCCAATACCGGAAATTTTCTTGTCACTTGGGCATGAAGTGCCTTTACCTTGTCAAAACTGGAGTGATAATATCGTTGCACTAAATTatcagaataataataatattcaaaactattttattactaGCAAACAGTTAAAGGAGAACTACTAGTTTCACAAGCGAGGCAGTTCTGCGCAAAGTAacgagaaaatttatttcgctCCTTATCCCGCGATAAAGCCAATGACGATTCTGCGATAGAGTCAATCATATAGCGTCAATTAACATAGAAGTATATATGTGGAAGACGGCGCGAATCGCTCGTTCTCGTCGCGTTCCTCACCAATAAACGGTGAAAGCTTTGATTATCGGTTTCCATGAAGGTATAGAATTGTCATCTAACGTGGACGCAAATATTGCTCATAATTCTTGATGTACAATAGTTAAACATTCGCGCAAATTTTAAGAAAGGCTTGATGTTTAATTCATCGAAAATATGTctgttattcaaattattctatttatacaTCATTATAGATTGTAGAATCTATACCTCTCTCTATACTTTTCTCCTCTCTTACCTTCTATTAATcggtttctctctttctctccttctcgtcATTATCATTATCTTGTTATCGTTTTGCTGCATGCCCCGCTTTCGCGAAATTggatgaaaaattgaaagtagGAAAGGACCTGTATAAGGTAAGTGATTACATGCAcgtacattaatttacatgTTCTCGAACTGATCAACACGACGTTTGGTGTTGCCCTTGCGAATCTCGCGAAGTGTCTTGTATTTATCGCGGCCTTGACGAACATTTTCCCTGTGAATCTTGTCCATCACCGTCTCCTTGGACTCGTCGCGTGACTGGGCAAGATCTTGCTTCAATGTCTGTCAATCAGAAAACATTCCATTAAAGCAGTATGTACAAAATGTCTCGTGACGTTTGCATTAAATCTTAAgaacatattttcaaattttaaataaagcagttaaaaacaaaagttttaattgtataaaattattaaaataaaaaattaaaataagaaattagctgagtaaaataaatattaaactctGATGTCAACGTACCTTCAATTGATCGTGGAGACGTTCGTTTCTTTCTGCTAAAGTGCGTCGTTCTTCGACAGGATCGATTATTGATTCGTCAGTCGCGAGGTCCTTAGTGACGTCTCCTTGAGGAACCTCGTCTTCACCTTCCTCTTCACCTTCTTCATTCTCCTCGACGTGATGATGATGCGGGGTTTGATTGGCCTGATATTGCCGGTCAGCAAATTCTTGTCGGTatcttacataaaaagtaataaatatacaattattttcccGATCGTATTAACTTAGAAACAAaggatgagaaaaaaaagaaaattgttcatACTTGGCAGCTTCGAACTCGGCCTGTAATCTCCTAGCTTCCAGGTCCTTAGCCTCTACCTCGGACTGTATGCGTTGTACCTCCTCCTGCTTAGCTTTTATTTCCTGTTCAAGTTTAGCGCGCTCTGCAGCCTCCATCTCATGCGAAAGTTCCAATTTTTCCATCATCACTGTCAATTCCTACGTCATACACAATAcagatttaataacaaaaaataaaaagacacaTGCAtatgcaacaaaattatgtaaaaattacataaagaaaaaaggaaaaacggAACTAATTATTCCTTGACAGTATaatgagtttttttattatatcgtaaaaaaatgtactcaCCTTCTGGCGATTCTCTAGCTCTTCCTTAGCAGCCTGCAACTGCTTCAGCTGTTCCTCCAAGCGCCGAATCATTTCCTGAGCTTCGTTCAACTCAGCCTGCCGCCTATCCATTTCCTCTGCCATATTTTTTAGCCTCTCTTCATATTCTTGCTGTTTCTTCTCCGCACGTTCTCGTGCAGCTATCTCCAGTTGCAGTTTCTCTCTCTGTTGCTGTTTTGCCATTTTTTCGTCTCTGGCTTGAGCCTAGAGATTTTTTATCACACTTTTGTTACACAATTTAagagcaaaatatattttactatttattataattaattgaagtaaattctaataattacaCGGTTACTTTGCTCTTTGGCCGCCTATTGTATCATTAATCTTATTAGTTCacctaattttaatttttaaataaattccatATATTATATCATGATTACGTAAAGTGTCAAATATTgctaataatgttatataatcaGCTTTAGATAACTATATGCATAATAActgtgttttattaatttcgtaGCGCAGTATgacgtaatataatattcttaccTTCATCTGCTGCACGTCAATCGTGTCCGGCTTACGTCTGCGCATGTAAAGCTCGTGATTGCCCATGCATAGCGcaagaattcttttattaatcttgACTCTGGTGGCAAAAAATACAAAGTCCGGTGCCTTTTTGTCGATTGGCTTGATTATGAATTTCTTATCATTGAACGAGATATTCCGTATCTCGGACCAAGGAAAGCCGATTTTCGGCGTAAGCTTATCATCCTTCTCGTAGATGTTTAAACCTAAAGCATCCACACCCAACCAAAGGTCTGTGCCCTTCTTGTTGCGAATTTCAAAGTAATTCACACCATACATCTCTAAGTCCTACggaaagcaaaaataaaagaaaatactaaAACGCGATACAAGTCCGAGCAATATTTAACaactttttgcattaaaatattttcaagtgTAGAAATGGAGTCCGCGTTATGTTCTTGTGaagaaattaagaattattactCGTAagcaaacaaattaaaatatgcgaataattaaaacgtataattaaaacacGTTATTGTTACATAGATGCGCAGGTCTTCAGGAACGGATTGCAGCACAAACTAAGATAAGAATATTTCAcacgaataaaaatttctaaacacAAACGGGAATTTTTAACACAACTCACGtaacatgaaataaattttgcagtATACAATGGGTGTCAGAGTTTTTACTCCTTCCTGAAGTCTTCGCCATACATATTTCggatttacattttgtacatgCTGTTTAACAGATACCTGAGCAATTTTCAGATACTCCATCATGGCGTCCTCTCGCAACATACCACGATGTTCCTGCCACCAGTTTGTAATAGAGCTGTCCCACTCCTCCTTGCTCATTTTATGTTGGTCCACAACGCGTTGTGGTAACAGCCGATCGTTTGCCAAGAAGCCAGCAGGATGGTTGCCCTTCTGATAATCTCCATGTCTCGCTTGAACGGCATACGAAGCCAACAGAACGGATGTTTCCGGTGGGCAGTATATTTCATCCGTGAGAATAGCGTTTTTCACCTGcaatcaaaattaaacattcatATCAATATTActtaagattatataattatttaaacggCAATATCGATTAacgtaaatattgtaataaaattcaatatgatTGTGATGAgtattgagaaaattttaca comes from the Monomorium pharaonis isolate MP-MQ-018 chromosome 9, ASM1337386v2, whole genome shotgun sequence genome and includes:
- the LOC105831895 gene encoding moesin/ezrin/radixin homolog 1 isoform X1, whose amino-acid sequence is MVAGGKMMNVRVTTMDAELEFAIQQTTTGKQLFDQVVKTIGLREVWFFGLQYTDNKGDLTWIKLYKKPESAIARVVKKEVKKKVRKLRGYSDSDTDDDEFDDGLSGLSFLSRVVPCGLRKICHVMNQEVKKETPLQFKFRAKFYPEDVAEELIQDITLRLFYLQVKNAILTDEIYCPPETSVLLASYAVQARHGDYQKGNHPAGFLANDRLLPQRVVDQHKMSKEEWDSSITNWWQEHRGMLREDAMMEYLKIAQDLEMYGVNYFEIRNKKGTDLWLGVDALGLNIYEKDDKLTPKIGFPWSEIRNISFNDKKFIIKPIDKKAPDFVFFATRVKINKRILALCMGNHELYMRRRKPDTIDVQQMKAQARDEKMAKQQQREKLQLEIAARERAEKKQQEYEERLKNMAEEMDRRQAELNEAQEMIRRLEEQLKQLQAAKEELENRQKELTVMMEKLELSHEMEAAERAKLEQEIKAKQEEVQRIQSEVEAKDLEARRLQAEFEAAKYRQEFADRQYQANQTPHHHHVEENEEGEEEGEDEVPQGDVTKDLATDESIIDPVEERRTLAERNERLHDQLKTLKQDLAQSRDESKETVMDKIHRENVRQGRDKYKTLREIRKGNTKRRVDQFENM
- the LOC105831895 gene encoding moesin/ezrin/radixin homolog 1 isoform X6; this translates as MNQEVKKETPLQFKFRAKFYPEDVAEELIQDITLRLFYLQVKNAILTDEIYCPPETSVLLASYAVQARHGDYQKGNHPAGFLANDRLLPQRVVDQHKMSKEEWDSSITNWWQEHRGMLREDAMMEYLKIAQDLEMYGVNYFEIRNKKGTDLWLGVDALGLNIYEKDDKLTPKIGFPWSEIRNISFNDKKFIIKPIDKKAPDFVFFATRVKINKRILALCMGNHELYMRRRKPDTIDVQQMKAQARDEKMAKQQQREKLQLEIAARERAEKKQQEYEERLKNMAEEMDRRQAELNEAQEMIRRLEEQLKQLQAAKEELENRQKELTVMMEKLELSHEMEAAERAKLEQEIKAKQEEVQRIQSEVEAKDLEARRLQAEFEAAKYRQEFADRQYQANQTPHHHHVEENEEGEEEGEDEVPQGDVTKDLATDESIIDPVEERRTLAERNERLHDQLKTLKQDLAQSRDESKETVMDKIHRENVRQGRDKYKTLREIRKGNTKRRVDQFENM
- the LOC105831895 gene encoding moesin/ezrin/radixin homolog 1 isoform X4, which gives rise to MVAGGKMMNVRVTTMDAELEFAIQQTTTGKQLFDQVVKTIGLREVWFFGLQYTDNKGDLTWIKLYKKVMNQEVKKETPLQFKFRAKFYPEDVAEELIQDITLRLFYLQVKNAILTDEIYCPPETSVLLASYAVQARHGDYQKGNHPAGFLANDRLLPQRVVDQHKMSKEEWDSSITNWWQEHRGMLREDAMMEYLKIAQDLEMYGVNYFEIRNKKGTDLWLGVDALGLNIYEKDDKLTPKIGFPWSEIRNISFNDKKFIIKPIDKKAPDFVFFATRVKINKRILALCMGNHELYMRRRKPDTIDVQQMKAQARDEKMAKQQQREKLQLEIAARERAEKKQQEYEERLKNMAEEMDRRQAELNEAQEMIRRLEEQLKQLQAAKEELENRQKELTVMMEKLELSHEMEAAERAKLEQEIKAKQEEVQRIQSEVEAKDLEARRLQAEFEAAKYRQEFADRQYQANQTPHHHHVEENEEGEEEGEDEVPQGDVTKDLATDESIIDPVEERRTLAERNERLHDQLKTLKQDLAQSRDESKETVMDKIHRENVRQGRDKYKTLREIRKGNTKRRVDQFENM
- the LOC105831895 gene encoding moesin/ezrin/radixin homolog 1 isoform X2, which encodes MPKSMNVRVTTMDAELEFAIQQTTTGKQLFDQVVKTIGLREVWFFGLQYTDNKGDLTWIKLYKKPESAIARVVKKEVKKKVRKLRGYSDSDTDDDEFDDGLSGLSFLSRVVPCGLRKICHVMNQEVKKETPLQFKFRAKFYPEDVAEELIQDITLRLFYLQVKNAILTDEIYCPPETSVLLASYAVQARHGDYQKGNHPAGFLANDRLLPQRVVDQHKMSKEEWDSSITNWWQEHRGMLREDAMMEYLKIAQDLEMYGVNYFEIRNKKGTDLWLGVDALGLNIYEKDDKLTPKIGFPWSEIRNISFNDKKFIIKPIDKKAPDFVFFATRVKINKRILALCMGNHELYMRRRKPDTIDVQQMKAQARDEKMAKQQQREKLQLEIAARERAEKKQQEYEERLKNMAEEMDRRQAELNEAQEMIRRLEEQLKQLQAAKEELENRQKELTVMMEKLELSHEMEAAERAKLEQEIKAKQEEVQRIQSEVEAKDLEARRLQAEFEAAKYRQEFADRQYQANQTPHHHHVEENEEGEEEGEDEVPQGDVTKDLATDESIIDPVEERRTLAERNERLHDQLKTLKQDLAQSRDESKETVMDKIHRENVRQGRDKYKTLREIRKGNTKRRVDQFENM
- the LOC105831895 gene encoding moesin/ezrin/radixin homolog 1 isoform X3, which codes for MVAGGKMMNVRVTTMDAELEFAIQQTTTGKQLFDQVVKTIGLREVWFFGLQYTDNKGDLTWIKLYKKSGLSFLSRVVPCGLRKICHVMNQEVKKETPLQFKFRAKFYPEDVAEELIQDITLRLFYLQVKNAILTDEIYCPPETSVLLASYAVQARHGDYQKGNHPAGFLANDRLLPQRVVDQHKMSKEEWDSSITNWWQEHRGMLREDAMMEYLKIAQDLEMYGVNYFEIRNKKGTDLWLGVDALGLNIYEKDDKLTPKIGFPWSEIRNISFNDKKFIIKPIDKKAPDFVFFATRVKINKRILALCMGNHELYMRRRKPDTIDVQQMKAQARDEKMAKQQQREKLQLEIAARERAEKKQQEYEERLKNMAEEMDRRQAELNEAQEMIRRLEEQLKQLQAAKEELENRQKELTVMMEKLELSHEMEAAERAKLEQEIKAKQEEVQRIQSEVEAKDLEARRLQAEFEAAKYRQEFADRQYQANQTPHHHHVEENEEGEEEGEDEVPQGDVTKDLATDESIIDPVEERRTLAERNERLHDQLKTLKQDLAQSRDESKETVMDKIHRENVRQGRDKYKTLREIRKGNTKRRVDQFENM
- the LOC105831895 gene encoding moesin/ezrin/radixin homolog 1 isoform X5, producing the protein MPKSMNVRVTTMDAELEFAIQQTTTGKQLFDQVVKTIGLREVWFFGLQYTDNKGDLTWIKLYKKVMNQEVKKETPLQFKFRAKFYPEDVAEELIQDITLRLFYLQVKNAILTDEIYCPPETSVLLASYAVQARHGDYQKGNHPAGFLANDRLLPQRVVDQHKMSKEEWDSSITNWWQEHRGMLREDAMMEYLKIAQDLEMYGVNYFEIRNKKGTDLWLGVDALGLNIYEKDDKLTPKIGFPWSEIRNISFNDKKFIIKPIDKKAPDFVFFATRVKINKRILALCMGNHELYMRRRKPDTIDVQQMKAQARDEKMAKQQQREKLQLEIAARERAEKKQQEYEERLKNMAEEMDRRQAELNEAQEMIRRLEEQLKQLQAAKEELENRQKELTVMMEKLELSHEMEAAERAKLEQEIKAKQEEVQRIQSEVEAKDLEARRLQAEFEAAKYRQEFADRQYQANQTPHHHHVEENEEGEEEGEDEVPQGDVTKDLATDESIIDPVEERRTLAERNERLHDQLKTLKQDLAQSRDESKETVMDKIHRENVRQGRDKYKTLREIRKGNTKRRVDQFENM